One region of Nitrosopumilaceae archaeon genomic DNA includes:
- a CDS encoding aminotransferase class V-fold PLP-dependent enzyme, with amino-acid sequence MNLDYDVSQDFPFKDTIYLNNASTSLMPISSIKAMTDFLVSYNEMGPDSKKADSYVTERLFLARKAVSHLIKCKPDEVIFTQSTTDGVNMVASGLKLKQTSNIIIRDSNHEHPANYYPWIRLAQKLTVNNLKVNNIGYFDLEELKNMIDNNTGLVVLSHALFNTGAVLPVEQIGNILAEKNIPYFIDAAQTVGCLEDVDVNKIKCNFMSFNGSKWLCGPMGTGIFFCKKESGEMLEPLQVGGESALFHEGKIAYKEMPAKFQAGFRNWAGIAGLEASIVYLLRLGLENIRKKNIKLANMMREELSRIPGVVLYGPDEPEKRTSIVSFSLLNQDPKIVVERLEKQNMILAVREIFAQKVIRASMHFFNTESQILKVIDVIKKN; translated from the coding sequence ATGAATTTAGATTATGATGTTTCTCAAGATTTTCCGTTTAAAGATACAATCTATCTAAACAACGCATCAACTTCATTGATGCCAATTTCTAGTATAAAGGCGATGACTGATTTTCTTGTAAGTTATAATGAGATGGGGCCAGATTCAAAAAAAGCAGATAGTTACGTAACGGAAAGATTATTTCTTGCAAGAAAGGCTGTCTCACATTTAATAAAATGCAAACCAGATGAGGTAATCTTCACTCAAAGCACTACAGATGGTGTTAATATGGTTGCCAGTGGTTTGAAATTAAAACAAACATCAAACATCATAATTCGTGATTCAAATCATGAGCATCCTGCAAATTATTATCCATGGATACGTTTAGCTCAAAAGTTGACGGTAAATAATTTGAAAGTCAACAATATTGGTTATTTTGACCTTGAAGAATTAAAAAATATGATTGACAATAATACTGGTCTTGTTGTACTAAGTCACGCTCTCTTTAACACAGGTGCAGTTTTACCTGTAGAACAAATTGGAAATATCTTAGCTGAAAAAAATATTCCATATTTCATAGATGCTGCACAAACAGTTGGTTGTCTTGAAGATGTTGATGTAAATAAAATCAAGTGTAATTTTATGTCTTTTAATGGTTCAAAGTGGCTCTGTGGTCCGATGGGAACTGGAATATTTTTTTGTAAAAAAGAATCAGGTGAAATGCTAGAACCGCTTCAGGTAGGTGGAGAGTCAGCCTTATTTCATGAAGGTAAGATTGCTTACAAGGAGATGCCAGCTAAATTCCAAGCTGGATTTCGCAATTGGGCAGGCATAGCTGGTCTTGAGGCATCTATTGTCTATTTGTTACGATTAGGTCTTGAAAATATTAGAAAAAAGAATATCAAACTTGCCAATATGATGCGTGAGGAGTTATCAAGAATTCCAGGAGTTGTCTTGTACGGACCTGATGAACCAGAAAAAAGAACGAGTATTGTTTCTTTTTCACTTCTAAATCAAGACCCAAAAATTGTTGTAGAAAGACTCGAGAAGCAAAACATGATTCTGGCAGTGCGAGAAATCTTTGCTCAAAAAGTGATTAGAGCTTCTATGCACTTTTTTAATACAGAATCTCAAATTCTCAAAGTAATAGATGTAATTAAAAAAAATTAG
- a CDS encoding Lrp/AsnC ligand binding domain-containing protein, whose protein sequence is MPTTYILLNSDLGSDVEIIQKIKEILDKEGKSIRYEVQGVYGVYDIIVKITADNMDLLRNIITNKIRKIDKVYSTLTMMVIEEQEQ, encoded by the coding sequence ATGCCTACAACCTATATCTTGTTAAATTCTGATTTAGGTTCTGACGTAGAAATAATTCAGAAAATTAAAGAAATACTGGATAAGGAGGGAAAATCCATTCGATACGAAGTCCAAGGAGTATATGGTGTGTATGACATAATTGTAAAAATAACAGCAGATAACATGGATCTTTTACGAAACATCATAACAAACAAAATCAGAAAAATAGACAAAGTGTATTCAACCTTAACAATGATGGTTATAGAAGAACAAGAACAATAA
- the amrS gene encoding AmmeMemoRadiSam system radical SAM enzyme encodes MVTSKEAILYEKMPNDKVRCTACARYCEIGNGQIGLCGVRGNKGGKLELFVYGRVISGHVDPIEKKPVIHYRPGTSIYSIATTGCNWLCKYCQNYDISQRRKVEGIEMTPEQVVDQAIRYGADGIAYTYNQPSIFIEFARDCGVIARKKGLFNIFVSNGYDTPQTVKMMDEFLDCITVDFKGNAEPNFTRKYIGVPDPKPIFDTLKEIRDKTKIHVEITDLIIPEVGDNLEYATKLCKFIYDEFGPEMPIHFLRFHPDYKMMEFESTPIKTLEKHYEIAKKEGLAYVYLGNVPGHPLEHTYCSQCNNIVVKRYGFDIQGWNMDENNNCKFCGNKIPITGKLAENYKRNRFQFVF; translated from the coding sequence ATGGTAACGTCCAAAGAAGCAATACTCTATGAAAAGATGCCAAATGATAAGGTTCGTTGCACAGCATGTGCTAGATATTGTGAAATTGGCAATGGACAGATTGGTCTTTGTGGTGTTCGAGGAAATAAAGGCGGTAAACTCGAGTTATTTGTTTACGGTAGAGTGATTTCTGGTCATGTAGATCCTATAGAAAAAAAGCCAGTTATTCATTACAGACCTGGTACTAGCATCTATTCCATAGCTACTACTGGTTGTAATTGGTTGTGTAAATATTGTCAAAACTATGACATCAGTCAACGAAGAAAAGTAGAAGGAATTGAAATGACTCCCGAACAAGTAGTAGATCAAGCCATAAGATATGGTGCTGATGGAATAGCCTATACCTATAACCAGCCATCCATCTTCATCGAATTTGCACGCGACTGTGGTGTTATTGCAAGAAAAAAAGGTCTTTTCAATATTTTTGTCTCAAATGGTTACGATACACCACAAACAGTAAAGATGATGGATGAATTTCTTGATTGTATTACTGTTGACTTTAAGGGTAATGCCGAACCTAATTTCACCAGAAAATACATCGGGGTTCCTGATCCAAAACCAATTTTTGATACTCTAAAAGAAATTAGAGATAAAACCAAAATTCATGTAGAAATAACTGATTTAATAATTCCAGAAGTTGGAGATAATTTAGAATATGCAACCAAGCTCTGTAAGTTCATTTATGATGAATTTGGGCCCGAAATGCCAATTCATTTCTTGCGGTTCCACCCAGATTATAAAATGATGGAATTTGAATCAACACCAATTAAGACACTTGAAAAACACTATGAAATTGCGAAAAAAGAAGGACTCGCATACGTATATCTTGGAAACGTACCTGGCCATCCGCTTGAGCATACGTACTGTTCTCAATGTAATAACATAGTTGTCAAAAGATATGGTTTTGATATTCAAGGTTGGAATATGGACGAAAATAATAACTGTAAATTTTGTGGAAATAAAATTCCTATAACTGGAAAATTAGCAGAAAATTATAAACGAAATAGATTTCAGTTTGTTTTCTAG
- a CDS encoding CDC48 family AAA ATPase, with product MSEIILKIEEISQRHVGKGIALVDPKIIEDNNWEVGQVLEIIGNRKSHVKLWPGSPEDYGTGIIKIDGLTRHNIDAGINDRVTVKKVDAKEAEQVVLSPIEKLSEEGLQEYMQVNYDGHVLTNGDTLIVMTHLGARTQLIVTGTTPSAKPVIITEQTKFKLGSMTKAIDHSIPRITYDELGGLKKEVQKIREMVELPMRHPELFEKLGVEAPKGVLLYGPPGTGKTLLAKAVAGETNSHFISLSGPEIIGKYYGESEERLRDIFKQAEEGAPSIIFIDEIDSIAPKREEVTGEVEKRVVSQLLTLMDGMKSRGKVIVIAATNRPDSLDPAIRRPGRFDREIEIGIPDEAGRKEILDIHTRGMPLNDKVNLDQIARVTHGFVGADLEMLAKEAAMRSLRRILPELDLEEEKIPAKILQKIMITDDDFKDALKEVRPSALREVLVQVPNVTWDDVGGLESLKEELHEAVEWPLKHKEAFEYTGVTSPKGILLHGPPGTGKTLIAKALAHTTESNFISIKGPELLSKWVGESEKGVREIFRKARQAAPCIIFLDEIDAIAPARGSGSSDSHVTERVVSQILTEIDGLEELNNVLVIGATNRVDIVDPALLRPGRFDRIIEVPLPDSKGRENIFKIHTMKKPLAEDVNLTKLVEMTEGFSGAEIEGACSRAAITAIKRYVDNKEKSVKSIKITQEDLLNAIKKLRPEKTSMHAVT from the coding sequence ATGAGCGAAATAATTTTAAAAATAGAAGAAATCTCACAACGCCATGTAGGCAAGGGCATTGCCCTAGTAGATCCAAAAATAATTGAGGATAACAACTGGGAAGTTGGCCAAGTTTTAGAAATTATCGGTAATAGAAAAAGTCATGTAAAGTTATGGCCTGGTTCTCCAGAAGACTATGGTACTGGAATCATAAAGATTGATGGATTAACGCGACATAATATTGATGCTGGCATAAATGACAGAGTAACTGTCAAAAAAGTAGACGCAAAAGAAGCAGAACAAGTGGTTTTGTCACCAATTGAAAAACTAAGTGAGGAAGGATTACAAGAATATATGCAAGTAAACTATGATGGTCACGTCTTAACAAATGGAGACACACTTATTGTAATGACACATCTTGGCGCTAGAACTCAATTGATTGTAACAGGTACTACTCCATCTGCAAAACCTGTCATAATAACTGAACAAACTAAATTCAAGCTAGGCAGTATGACTAAGGCAATTGACCACAGTATTCCACGAATTACGTATGATGAATTAGGAGGACTAAAGAAAGAAGTTCAAAAGATACGCGAGATGGTAGAGCTTCCAATGAGACATCCTGAATTATTTGAAAAATTAGGTGTGGAAGCACCAAAAGGAGTATTGTTGTATGGTCCACCAGGCACAGGAAAGACACTTTTAGCAAAAGCAGTGGCAGGAGAAACAAACTCTCATTTCATTTCACTTAGTGGGCCAGAAATTATTGGAAAATACTATGGAGAAAGCGAAGAACGATTACGTGATATCTTCAAGCAAGCTGAAGAGGGTGCACCAAGTATAATATTCATTGACGAAATTGATTCAATAGCTCCAAAAAGGGAAGAAGTTACTGGCGAAGTAGAAAAAAGAGTAGTTTCACAGTTATTGACTTTAATGGATGGAATGAAATCAAGAGGCAAAGTAATTGTCATTGCAGCAACAAATAGACCAGACTCACTTGATCCTGCAATAAGAAGACCAGGAAGATTCGATCGTGAAATTGAGATTGGAATACCAGACGAAGCAGGTAGAAAAGAAATCCTGGATATTCATACACGTGGCATGCCTCTTAATGACAAAGTCAACTTAGATCAAATTGCAAGAGTAACACATGGATTTGTTGGCGCTGATTTAGAAATGCTTGCAAAAGAGGCAGCAATGAGATCATTACGAAGAATCTTACCTGAATTAGATCTTGAAGAAGAAAAAATTCCTGCAAAAATTTTACAAAAAATCATGATTACTGATGATGACTTTAAAGATGCATTAAAAGAAGTAAGACCATCTGCATTAAGAGAAGTACTAGTTCAAGTTCCAAATGTCACATGGGATGATGTTGGAGGATTAGAATCACTTAAGGAAGAATTACACGAAGCTGTTGAATGGCCACTAAAACACAAAGAAGCATTTGAGTATACTGGAGTTACTTCACCAAAAGGAATTTTATTACATGGTCCACCAGGCACAGGAAAAACATTGATTGCAAAAGCTCTTGCACATACTACGGAATCTAACTTTATCAGCATTAAAGGCCCAGAGCTCTTATCAAAATGGGTAGGAGAATCTGAAAAAGGTGTGCGAGAGATTTTCAGAAAAGCAAGACAAGCTGCTCCATGTATAATATTCTTAGATGAAATAGATGCAATAGCACCAGCCAGAGGTTCTGGAAGTTCAGATTCACATGTTACCGAAAGAGTAGTTTCACAAATTCTAACAGAAATTGACGGTCTTGAAGAATTGAATAATGTGCTAGTGATTGGTGCTACCAACAGAGTAGACATTGTTGATCCTGCATTATTGAGACCTGGAAGATTTGATAGAATAATTGAAGTGCCATTACCAGATTCAAAAGGACGTGAAAACATCTTCAAGATTCATACCATGAAAAAGCCCCTAGCAGAAGATGTGAATTTAACAAAACTTGTGGAAATGACAGAAGGATTTAGCGGAGCGGAAATTGAGGGTGCTTGTAGTAGAGCAGCAATAACTGCAATAAAGCGATACGTAGACAACAAAGAAAAATCAGTTAAATCCATAAAGATTACGCAAGAAGATCTATTAAATGCAATTAAAAAGCTGAGACCAGAAAAAACTTCTATGCATGCAGTGACGTGA
- the hsp20 gene encoding archaeal heat shock protein Hsp20 encodes MFLNDEFDNLFKRMSRPFMNMDDIFEEFKDSDNLQTYGPYYYGYTMTIGPDGKPVVKEYGNVKSALLPTSDVREPFVDVLVDDKEKVLKLVAEMPGVEKKDIKIVVEGRTVNLDAEHGEKKYSAKVPIKQKVDEDSVKATYANGILEVRFKLKEDEKPKGKTVEVE; translated from the coding sequence ATGTTCCTAAATGACGAGTTCGACAACCTCTTCAAAAGAATGTCTCGACCATTCATGAATATGGACGATATATTCGAAGAGTTCAAGGATTCAGACAACCTCCAGACCTATGGTCCATACTATTATGGTTACACCATGACAATTGGGCCAGACGGTAAACCAGTTGTAAAAGAATATGGAAACGTAAAATCAGCACTTCTACCAACATCTGATGTAAGAGAACCTTTTGTTGACGTTCTAGTTGATGACAAAGAAAAAGTTCTGAAACTTGTAGCTGAAATGCCAGGTGTAGAAAAGAAAGACATCAAGATCGTAGTTGAAGGACGCACAGTAAATCTTGATGCAGAACATGGCGAGAAAAAATATAGTGCCAAAGTACCTATAAAACAAAAGGTAGACGAGGATTCTGTAAAGGCAACATATGCTAACGGAATTCTTGAAGTAAGGTTCAAACTGAAAGAAGACGAAAAACCAAAAGGAAAAACTGTGGAGGTTGAATAA
- a CDS encoding ACT domain-containing protein has product MKTANVSVPDAVREIITRNRSIYDCIKMDLINYTALAVKIQKDVEAQVGPVNLNTVVVAIKRYADSFDKKDEVQQEPVLKNARLSLTDGILDIKFATDEFGANDTATLMDKFTQIDPDYEFFRFTDSFRVLTEDILDVRKLLESFPFQKNNFQTGLAKISIRVPESQSGSDIVSYVSEILHSNGIELVNAFFGQDDIIIVLKEKDAARAYEILRSEISR; this is encoded by the coding sequence TTGAAGACTGCAAATGTTTCTGTCCCAGATGCTGTACGGGAAATTATCACTAGGAACCGCTCAATTTATGATTGCATAAAGATGGATTTGATAAATTATACTGCCCTAGCTGTGAAGATCCAAAAAGATGTTGAAGCTCAGGTTGGTCCTGTAAACCTGAACACCGTTGTTGTTGCAATCAAAAGATATGCAGATTCATTTGATAAAAAAGACGAAGTTCAACAAGAACCTGTTTTAAAAAATGCCAGACTTTCATTAACAGATGGAATTTTAGATATCAAATTTGCAACTGATGAATTTGGGGCAAATGATACTGCTACGCTTATGGATAAATTTACACAGATAGATCCTGATTACGAGTTTTTTAGATTCACAGATTCATTTAGAGTTTTAACTGAAGACATATTGGATGTAAGAAAACTTTTAGAATCATTTCCATTTCAGAAAAACAATTTTCAAACAGGATTAGCAAAAATCAGCATACGTGTTCCAGAATCTCAAAGTGGTTCTGATATAGTTTCTTATGTATCTGAGATACTGCATAGTAATGGAATAGAACTTGTAAATGCCTTTTTTGGCCAGGATGACATCATCATTGTATTAAAGGAGAAAGACGCTGCAAGAGCCTATGAAATTTTGCGTTCTGAGATTTCAAGATAG
- a CDS encoding NAD(P)/FAD-dependent oxidoreductase: MSEGKKRILILGGGFAGVECMRKLESYFMNDTDIEIVLVSEDNFLLFTPMLPQVASGMIETRHVVIPIRTLCKKTIFYEAQIKNIDPYGKIVTLTGTNERRGISLHYDFLVLALGSQTNFFGIDKMEERAYSMKTLNDAVVLRNRIIDMLEQAENESDPILKKSLLTLVIVGGGFAGIETAGELNDFVRDARKYYPDIKKEDIRVIVLEAASFILPGFNEKLAKFTLEKLTEHGVEVKLGKKLSSFSGSEVIIEDVVDPNKTAASQPVIEAIQTRTLVWTAGITPVDIIKKSVFKTNRGGIVVNEFLEAPDFPGVFAIGDCCYLLNPQTNRPYPPTAQSAEAGAKIVAYNLQAIIKNKQKRKFEFSSRGQMAIIGKRSAIATIFGLHLHGFVAWWIWRTVYLSKIPRLDKRVRIFLDWTTDLFFDRDISRLKIFRRELPVEYKELDEVDDVW, encoded by the coding sequence ATGTCTGAAGGAAAGAAGAGAATTCTGATTCTAGGTGGGGGATTTGCTGGCGTAGAATGTATGCGAAAACTAGAGTCATATTTTATGAATGATACAGATATTGAAATCGTTCTGGTAAGCGAAGACAATTTTCTTCTTTTTACTCCCATGCTTCCCCAAGTAGCATCAGGGATGATTGAGACACGACATGTTGTGATACCAATTAGGACTCTTTGTAAAAAAACTATATTTTATGAAGCACAAATCAAAAACATTGATCCCTATGGAAAGATTGTAACTCTTACTGGAACTAATGAACGACGCGGTATTTCTTTACATTATGATTTTCTTGTTCTTGCATTAGGAAGTCAAACAAACTTTTTTGGAATTGATAAAATGGAAGAGAGGGCATATTCCATGAAGACGTTAAACGATGCAGTAGTTTTACGAAATAGAATAATAGACATGTTAGAGCAAGCAGAGAATGAAAGCGACCCAATTCTTAAGAAAAGTTTACTTACACTTGTAATAGTTGGAGGTGGATTTGCTGGAATTGAAACAGCTGGTGAATTAAATGATTTTGTACGTGATGCAAGAAAATATTATCCAGATATAAAAAAAGAAGACATTCGAGTAATTGTTTTAGAAGCAGCCTCATTTATTTTACCAGGATTTAATGAGAAACTAGCTAAATTTACACTAGAAAAACTAACAGAGCATGGGGTAGAGGTCAAACTTGGTAAGAAACTCTCAAGTTTTTCTGGTTCTGAGGTAATAATAGAAGATGTAGTTGATCCAAATAAAACTGCAGCAAGCCAACCTGTTATAGAAGCAATTCAGACAAGAACTTTGGTTTGGACTGCAGGTATTACCCCAGTTGATATAATAAAAAAATCTGTCTTTAAGACAAATAGGGGAGGAATTGTTGTAAATGAATTTTTGGAAGCTCCAGATTTTCCTGGAGTTTTTGCCATTGGAGATTGTTGTTATTTACTAAATCCACAAACCAATAGACCATACCCCCCAACTGCGCAAAGCGCAGAAGCTGGAGCAAAAATTGTAGCATATAATTTACAAGCCATAATAAAAAATAAACAAAAAAGAAAATTTGAATTTTCTTCAAGAGGTCAGATGGCAATAATAGGAAAGAGATCAGCTATTGCTACCATATTTGGATTACATTTACATGGTTTTGTAGCATGGTGGATTTGGAGGACTGTCTACCTTTCTAAAATTCCAAGACTTGACAAACGCGTAAGGATTTTTCTTGATTGGACTACAGATCTATTCTTTGACAGAGACATATCCAGATTGAAAATCTTCAGACGTGAATTACCTGTAGAATACAAGGAGCTTGATGAAGTTGATGATGTTTGGTAA
- a CDS encoding PsbP-related protein has translation MRFNLLAPSICFLLFVSLIPQILASSNSTEETGNYTNQLLGFSFHPPDNWTVQELKKTQPNAPDVAIVGTKVDGFAPAISVSVENSNGTLLEEYVKDQKARLQPAVDAGRLIFLSDETKKINGYDGYISESKGEFLSQNQGFIIKFKEAIISTNDKFYTITYANQEKHFDDDLQNFDDVLNSFQIVSNESNQPQSNLKYEISIGIAICVGVAVGILVKRKKSLKKES, from the coding sequence TTGCGTTTTAACTTACTTGCACCAAGCATTTGTTTTCTTCTTTTTGTAAGCTTGATACCTCAAATACTTGCAAGTTCCAATTCTACAGAAGAAACAGGAAATTATACTAATCAACTATTAGGATTCTCTTTTCATCCACCAGATAATTGGACAGTACAAGAATTAAAAAAGACACAACCAAATGCACCTGATGTTGCTATAGTTGGTACAAAAGTAGATGGATTTGCACCAGCCATCTCCGTTTCTGTTGAGAATTCAAACGGAACTTTACTTGAAGAATACGTTAAAGATCAGAAAGCACGACTTCAACCTGCAGTTGATGCTGGTAGATTGATTTTCCTATCTGATGAAACCAAAAAAATCAATGGGTATGATGGCTACATTTCAGAATCAAAAGGTGAATTTTTATCTCAAAATCAAGGATTCATAATTAAATTTAAAGAAGCTATCATATCAACAAATGACAAATTCTATACAATTACTTATGCAAATCAGGAAAAGCATTTTGATGATGATTTACAAAACTTTGATGACGTCTTAAACTCATTTCAAATAGTTTCAAACGAATCAAATCAACCACAAAGTAATCTCAAGTATGAGATTAGCATAGGTATCGCAATATGCGTAGGCGTAGCAGTAGGAATTTTAGTTAAAAGAAAAAAATCTCTTAAAAAAGAATCATAA
- a CDS encoding SAM-dependent methyltransferase, giving the protein MKNKHMGEVYAVGVGPGSPRYITDVVKEIILYSDIVVGYKYTLKTIERLLVNKEVCEITMQDQEETYQKIAKTLGDKTLVVPFTGDVNFSESEVVDRLIEIFGNVQIIPGISSVQVAASKARVPLDKSKVITMHITTSIEEKKIELQKALLDGYSVVLVPRPWPKDPSKHFMQSEVAFYLKDHGFDTSKMKVHVFEFLTTDKETSFVGMVKDLEGRQFSDLSVMVFDQTKLESYINFK; this is encoded by the coding sequence TTGAAAAACAAACACATGGGAGAAGTTTATGCTGTAGGAGTGGGTCCTGGATCTCCTAGATACATAACTGATGTTGTAAAAGAAATAATACTATATTCTGATATCGTGGTTGGATACAAATACACACTTAAAACAATTGAGCGACTTTTGGTCAATAAAGAAGTATGTGAGATAACCATGCAAGACCAAGAAGAAACCTATCAGAAAATTGCAAAAACATTAGGTGATAAGACATTAGTTGTTCCATTCACTGGTGATGTGAATTTCTCTGAATCCGAAGTTGTAGACAGACTAATTGAGATTTTTGGAAATGTGCAAATAATTCCCGGCATTAGTTCTGTTCAGGTTGCAGCATCAAAAGCAAGAGTGCCTCTTGATAAAAGCAAAGTAATCACTATGCATATAACTACAAGTATTGAAGAAAAAAAGATCGAACTACAAAAGGCATTATTAGATGGATATAGTGTGGTGCTTGTACCAAGACCGTGGCCTAAAGATCCTTCAAAACACTTTATGCAGTCTGAGGTTGCTTTCTATTTAAAAGATCATGGATTTGATACCTCAAAAATGAAAGTTCATGTTTTTGAATTTTTAACTACAGATAAAGAAACCTCGTTTGTAGGTATGGTTAAGGATTTAGAGGGAAGGCAGTTTTCAGATCTTTCAGTCATGGTTTTTGATCAAACAAAACTTGAATCATATATTAATTTTAAATAA
- a CDS encoding plastocyanin/azurin family copper-binding protein, whose product MKLGLILLISITGILLTISLPHAYSQLMSDNKYLVQATGFVVGTQTIQSSEIDLQFSTGTLNNGNTPVTLESGLVSISGNNYLNSGTWATTLLRNGQFIVVTGDAQNSNGDTIHVNIFGRLVQTSQEGSVYYFTGKITGTTEPFQVAFSAKITSTISNVIPPTQITPTQTTPTQNQGNTFQVSIVPGASNQFNQNYFSPSSILITPGTTIVWTNNDSVPHQIESGIISTSTTNAKGSFSPDGQIISPVIAPGQTFQYTVNNVGTITFYDPSYLWMSGAITSKSVTTTQVKTTQISILQGASTMKTGQVLSPPSIQITPGTTIVWTNNDSVPHTLLSGILSTTTQGQRGSANPTAIAPSFQPDNQINSGTILPGQSFQYTMNRVGTITFYDPSYTWINGVISSISQISTQSKPIQISIQPGSYQPQGSASQQNQLYTNQYYLPTDLQIIPGTTIIWTNNDTVSHRVLSGHSTQKNDNPFTPDGKFDSGPLAPGQSFQVTINDVGIIRFYDPSYTWMNGVIVSIPASSSQTITAPSHNPGLH is encoded by the coding sequence ATGAAACTTGGATTAATTTTACTAATCTCAATTACAGGAATATTACTAACAATCTCATTACCTCACGCTTATTCTCAATTAATGTCAGATAACAAATATCTAGTACAAGCCACAGGTTTTGTAGTAGGAACTCAAACCATTCAAAGTTCCGAGATTGATTTACAGTTTTCAACAGGGACTTTGAACAATGGTAACACTCCGGTAACACTAGAAAGTGGTTTAGTTTCTATTTCTGGCAATAACTATCTTAACTCTGGAACTTGGGCTACAACACTATTGCGTAATGGACAATTTATAGTAGTTACAGGTGATGCCCAAAATTCAAACGGTGACACAATTCATGTTAACATATTTGGGAGACTGGTTCAAACAAGTCAAGAAGGATCAGTTTATTACTTTACAGGAAAGATAACTGGCACAACTGAGCCATTCCAAGTTGCTTTCAGTGCAAAAATAACCTCAACGATTTCTAATGTTATCCCACCAACACAAATCACTCCGACACAAACTACACCAACACAAAATCAAGGAAATACATTCCAAGTAAGTATTGTACCAGGCGCATCTAATCAATTTAATCAAAATTATTTTTCACCATCTTCCATATTGATCACACCAGGTACAACCATTGTCTGGACAAACAACGACTCTGTACCACACCAAATTGAAAGCGGAATTATATCAACATCAACAACAAATGCAAAAGGTTCATTTTCTCCAGATGGACAAATCATCAGTCCTGTTATTGCACCAGGACAGACATTTCAATATACAGTAAATAATGTTGGAACTATAACATTCTACGATCCTTCATATTTGTGGATGTCAGGTGCCATAACCTCAAAATCAGTAACTACCACACAAGTGAAGACAACTCAAATTTCAATATTACAAGGAGCATCAACTATGAAAACAGGACAAGTTCTTTCTCCACCATCTATCCAAATTACTCCAGGTACAACCATTGTCTGGACAAACAACGACTCTGTACCACACACACTTCTTAGTGGAATTTTATCTACAACAACACAAGGGCAAAGAGGCTCTGCCAATCCGACAGCAATTGCACCTTCATTTCAACCAGATAATCAAATTAACAGTGGCACCATTTTACCAGGACAATCATTTCAATACACAATGAATCGTGTAGGTACCATAACATTCTACGATCCTTCATACACATGGATTAATGGTGTAATCTCATCAATTTCACAAATATCAACACAGAGTAAACCCATTCAAATAAGCATACAACCAGGTTCGTATCAACCCCAAGGTTCTGCATCACAACAAAACCAACTTTATACCAATCAGTATTACTTACCAACTGATCTACAAATCATTCCTGGTACTACTATTATTTGGACAAACAATGATACAGTATCTCACAGAGTTCTTAGTGGACATAGCACACAAAAAAATGATAATCCTTTCACACCAGATGGAAAATTTGATAGTGGCCCTCTTGCACCAGGACAATCATTTCAAGTTACAATAAACGACGTGGGGATCATCAGATTTTATGATCCATCATATACATGGATGAACGGTGTTATAGTTTCAATCCCTGCCTCTTCTTCACAAACCATAACAGCCCCATCTCATAATCCAGGGCTTCACTAA